Proteins encoded in a region of the Streptomyces violaceoruber genome:
- a CDS encoding GtrA family protein codes for MEHGSSGAQTAPATPPAPRAGMRERVDRLVREVVKFGAVGGAGVLVNLLVFNFVRHTTDLQVVRASIVATVVAIVFNYLGFRYFAYRDRDKSGQTREMSLFLLFSAVGLVIENGVLYTATYGFGWDSPLQSNIFKFLGIGIGTLFRFWSYRSWVFRALPAREPAARAETFLEHEHPTALPRPDGAPAGHR; via the coding sequence ATGGAACATGGTTCCTCGGGTGCTCAGACTGCTCCCGCCACGCCTCCGGCGCCGCGCGCCGGAATGCGGGAACGGGTCGACCGGCTCGTGCGCGAGGTCGTGAAGTTCGGCGCCGTGGGCGGCGCGGGGGTGCTGGTCAACCTCCTCGTCTTCAACTTCGTACGGCACACGACCGACCTCCAGGTGGTGCGGGCCAGCATCGTCGCCACGGTCGTCGCGATCGTCTTCAACTACCTGGGCTTCCGCTACTTCGCCTACCGCGACCGCGACAAGAGCGGCCAGACCCGCGAGATGTCACTGTTCCTGCTGTTCAGCGCCGTCGGCCTGGTCATCGAGAACGGCGTGCTCTACACGGCGACGTACGGGTTCGGCTGGGACAGCCCGCTGCAGAGCAACATCTTCAAATTCCTCGGCATCGGGATCGGCACGCTGTTCCGCTTCTGGTCGTACCGCAGCTGGGTCTTCCGCGCGCTGCCCGCCCGTGAGCCGGCGGCGCGGGCGGAGACCTTCCTGGAGCACGAGCACCCGACCGCGCTCCCCCGTCCGGACGGCGCCCCCGCCGGCCACCGCTGA